In Streptomyces sp. NBC_01231, the sequence CAGCCCGAGCGCGGCCCCCGCGGTCAGCCCGATCTCGGTACGCGGCACCCGCAGCGACCGTACGACGAGAGCGTCCGGGGAGCCCCCGCCGTGCAGCAGGGCGTCGAGGACGGCGGACAGCGGCACCGCGCGGGTGCCGACCGCGAGGCTGAGCAGACCGACGACGGCCACCGCGAGGACGGCCGCCGGCCAGGCGAGGTGCTTCGGGCTCACGTGCCGAGGTGCTCGGCGAGCTGTCGGATCACCAGGCGCGCGGCGGTCGGCCCGGCGTTGAGGTACCAGGGGTCGTCGTCGACCTTCACCGCGTGCCCGGCCCGCACACCCTTCATCGACTTCCACAGCGGCCCGGCGACGACACTCGCGGCGTCGGTGCCGTCCGCGTCGCCCTGGACGGAGTAGAAGATCCAGTCACCGTCGGCGGTGTCGATGCTCTCCGCGCCGATGTCCTCCGAAATGGCGTTGAACTGCTGCGACTTGGGCCGCTGGAGCCCCATGTCGACGGCGAGGGACCCGGTGAAGGAGGAGACGCCGAACATGCGGGTACGGTCGGGCGTGAACCGCACCATGGACACGGCGGGGTCGCCTTCGACGGCCTTCCCCTTCTTCTCCGCGTCCCCCACGATCTCGTCGAGCATGCTGTGGGCGGCCTCACCCTTGCCGACCGCGTCGCCGACGAGCAGCAGGTCGCGCTTCCAATTGATGCCGTTGCCCGCGGTGATCACGGTCGGCGCGATCTTCGAGAGCTTGGGGTAGAGCTCGCCGAGCGAGTCGTTGGCCAGGATCAAATCGGGCCGGGCGGCGGCGAGCGACTCCAGGTTGGGCGCCTGCCGGGTGCCGGCGTCGGTC encodes:
- a CDS encoding iron-siderophore ABC transporter substrate-binding protein, translating into MRTAAVGAVLAASAVGGLLVGCSSSGGGDAGAKEAAGGRNPVMGASAGATEGPSAAPSTLADGMGSDKDTDEAFPRTVSHFKGTTTLKAEPKKIAVLSTGQLDDLLALGIVPTATTRAGNAGLVPDYLADAFPEDKARLATMTDAGTRQAPNLESLAAARPDLILANDSLGELYPKLSKIAPTVITAGNGINWKRDLLLVGDAVGKGEAAHSMLDEIVGDAEKKGKAVEGDPAVSMVRFTPDRTRMFGVSSFTGSLAVDMGLQRPKSQQFNAISEDIGAESIDTADGDWIFYSVQGDADGTDAASVVAGPLWKSMKGVRAGHAVKVDDDPWYLNAGPTAARLVIRQLAEHLGT